The following are encoded together in the Triticum dicoccoides isolate Atlit2015 ecotype Zavitan chromosome 6B, WEW_v2.0, whole genome shotgun sequence genome:
- the LOC119322489 gene encoding senescence-specific cysteine protease SAG39-like — protein sequence MAVPKALILGILGCVCFCSSVLAARELSDDLSMVARHESWMVQYSRVYKDDAEKAQRFGVFKANVGFIESFNAKNHKFYLGINQFADLTNEEFKATKANKGYKPSMGRMPTGFRYENVSFDALPATVDWRTKGAVTSIKDQGQCGCCWAFSAVAATEGVVKLKTGKLISLSEQELVDCDVHGEDQGCEGGLMDDAFKFIIKNGGLTTESNYPYTATDDKCKSGTNGAATIKSYEDVPANNEGALMQAVASQPVSVAVDGGDMTFQFYKGGVMTGSCGTDLDHGIAAIGYGKTSDGTKYWLLKNSWGTTWGENGYLRMEKDIPDKKGMCGLAMEPSYPTA from the exons ATGGCCGTCCCAAAAGCTTTGATCCTTGGCATCCTTGGATGCGTCTGCTTTTGCAGTTCGGTCCTAGCAGCTCGTGAGCTCAGCGATGACTTGTCGATGGTGGCAAGGCACGAGAGCTGGATGGTGCAGTACAGCCGTGTGTACAAGGATGATGCTGAGAAGGCGCAACGATTCGGGGTGTTCAAGGCCAATGTCGGTTTCATTGAGTCGTTTAATGCCAAGAACCACAAGTTCTATTTGGGCATCAATCAGTTCGCCGACCTAACCAACGAGGAGTTCAAGGCGACAAAAGCTAACAAGGGGTACAAACCGAGCATGGGGAGGATGCCTACCGGATTCAGGTATGAGAATGTAAGTTTCGATGCACTTCCGGCAACCGTAGACTGGAGAACGAAAGGAGCAGTCACCTCCATCAAGGATCAGGGCCAATGTG GTTGTTGTTGGGCTTTTTCTGCTGTCGCTGCTACAGAGGGCGTCGTTAAGCTCAAAACCGGCAAGCTTATCTCGTTGTCTGAGCAAGAACTTGTGGATTGTGATGTCCACGGTGAAGACCAAGGTTGCGAAGGTGGGCTTATGGATGATGCCTTCAAGTTCATAATCAAGAATGGCGGTCTCACAACCGAGTCCAACTACCCATATACCGCGACAGATGACAAGTGCAAAAGTGGAACGAATGGTGCCGCAACCATCAAAAGCTATGAGGATGTTCCAGCCAACAACGAGGGAGCTCTCATGCAAGCTGTCGCAAGCCAACCCGTCTCAGTGGCTGTAGATGGAGGAGATATGACCTTCCAATTTTACAAAGGTGGAGTGATGACAGGCTCCTGTGGCACAGACCTGGACCATGGTATTGCGGCTATTGGTTATGGCAAGACCAGCGATGGCACAAAGTATTGGTTGTTGAAGAATTCATGGGGAACAACATGGGGCGAGAACGGTTATTTAAGAATGGAGAAGGACATTCCCGACAAGAAAGGCATGTGTGGCCTTGCGATGGAGCCTTCTTACCCCACTGCATAG